The genomic stretch GCATCAAAATTTCGCAATCGATTacggaaaattaaaaaattatgtaattttgtaACTGTGTAGGGATAGCAAAACACGCATGGCGTGCTccctaaataaatataacatataACTGACATGGCATGACCTTTTTTGGCATGTTCATCGCCTTCACTAGTTTCTTAGGATGCGGTGTCGCAGGTTGCGGTAGCTTCTTCAGCTTCACTTCCTCTGGCTCTACTTTCTTCTCTTCCTTCGGCGTCGGCTTCTCATCCGTCACCTCTTCTATTACAACCCCGTTCTCCTTATCGTCGGGCAACTCTACTATCTTGACCCCCTTACTCCCTCCCCCGTCTGCGTTTACCCTCCACTCCTCCAGAGCATCCATGGCTATCTTCCTCTGCTCGTCTCTCCTCTTATCCATTATCTCATGATGCCTAGAATCAATCTCCATAGCCTTCTGCACCGTGAACCGGTCCATTTCACTTTTCTTAATCCTCTTCTGCTCAAATTCCTCTTTAGCTTTCTCCTGGCATTTTTCTAAAATCTCCTGCCTTAATTTCATCTTCTCAGCTTTCGTCAATTCCTTCTCTAACTGCTCCCATTCTTGCTCCTCTCTCTTCACCAGGTCGAGAATTATAAAGTCTTCTTTAACGAGACATTTGCTTTTATCTATGTTCACGTCATGAAGAAGAAAAACCTCGAATAGGAAAGGGCTGTAGTGCGCCTTGATGTACGAATCAGTCGCAAATAAGTCTACTTTTTCTTTCTTCCCTTGACTGAGAGGTATCGTTATATTCAGAGCTGTCGGAGTCTGCTTCCAAGTAAACTCTTTTACTATGATTGGCATTTTAGCTGTGAACGTATTTAAAGTTTGTTTATTTTTGCGCGATCAATAATGCAATGACAACGCCAGGCAAACAAGTGTTTATTGTTGCTATGGTTATTTTGAATTTTAGGTGataccaggccccaatttcacatcggtgacaggtgcgacgaattgtaaaatcactgttgctgacatcacaggcatccatgggctacgattaccacttaccatcgggcgggccgtattcctgtttgccaccatcattgtattatttaaaaaaactttattatatcggaataaaacagatatttctcctgcgaagtttctgaccaTTGttaaagatttagaagaattgtaggtaattcttgacaggtaatgagttatatgtcggaatttcgtgacaattgtagtgtttcttgtgacaattgtcataaacttagcaagagaaatatctgttttttttccgatatcattaagttttttaaataatacaatgatggtggcaaacaggaatacggcccgcccgatggtaagcggtaaccgtagcccatggatgcctgtaacgtcagcaacagtgattttacaattcgtcgcacctgtcacgttggtgaaacaggggccagggaGTGTGTACCATGCGCGCGTTTTACCCTGGTTTATAAAgttttagagtctgtgcggaaagagaagagtcgtgaaatgtatggggcccaatacattccacgactcttctccttccgaacagactctagttACAAGGTTATTAACACAGGCACGCATCATAATGATTCTACTACCTAATTTTTATTTTGCTGAAGTgttataagtaagtaggtacctacctattagttTGCTTGCAATAAAGTACGGCCAGCATtcaaatatatgtacttacatcaCGTttcgcgattgttgcgccatttagggttctagctaaattggttgttcaatacttccgctac from Cydia fagiglandana chromosome 11, ilCydFagi1.1, whole genome shotgun sequence encodes the following:
- the LOC134668703 gene encoding dynein axonemal assembly factor 4-like; the protein is MPIIVKEFTWKQTPTALNITIPLSQGKKEKVDLFATDSYIKAHYSPFLFEVFLLHDVNIDKSKCLVKEDFIILDLVKREEQEWEQLEKELTKAEKMKLRQEILEKCQEKAKEEFEQKRIKKSEMDRFTVQKAMEIDSRHHEIMDKRRDEQRKIAMDALEEWRVNADGGGSKGVKIVELPDDKENGVVIEEVTDEKPTPKEEKKVEPEEVKLKKLPQPATPHPKKLVKTPVKSEYVDKKREEASKRVLPALRSQASLEIHHTPRVFPTPSRESARAEEDAWLKNVTLARRATGFVSEDLRPEEQDPEWCKNKGDEFFRAGNYLGAISAYTHGILLSDRLPSLFSNRAATHFALGNFNKCVNDCSTALELLVPPCESNRRARAACVARRAAGLARLGYLGKAIDEMKAASELLPDDDTIKKDIYDMERAWEQNPDDY